In one Streptomyces sp. T12 genomic region, the following are encoded:
- a CDS encoding YbaB/EbfC family nucleoid-associated protein, giving the protein MSSPYDQHIEELLGAYRRERAQVGELQRRMREVKASATAPRQALKVTVNSQGEVTEIEFPTGAYKRMAPVELSQMLITTIQKARATAMADVAEVLSGHLPAGMSAADLLQGKADLGGLLPETPPMADEVQEYIASGRPGRGSGPRIARPPVA; this is encoded by the coding sequence ATGTCGAGTCCGTACGACCAGCACATAGAAGAGCTGCTGGGCGCGTATCGCAGGGAGCGCGCGCAGGTCGGCGAACTGCAGCGCAGGATGCGTGAGGTCAAGGCGAGCGCGACGGCTCCCCGGCAGGCTCTGAAGGTCACCGTCAACTCGCAGGGCGAGGTCACGGAGATCGAGTTCCCTACCGGCGCCTACAAGCGCATGGCTCCCGTGGAGCTCTCCCAGATGCTCATCACGACCATCCAGAAGGCCCGGGCGACAGCCATGGCGGACGTCGCCGAGGTCCTGTCCGGTCACCTTCCCGCGGGGATGTCCGCCGCCGACCTGCTCCAGGGCAAGGCCGATCTGGGCGGACTGCTGCCGGAGACGCCGCCCATGGCGGACGAGGTCCAGGAGTACATCGCCAGCGGCCGTCCCGGCCGAGGGTCCGGCCCCCGTATCGCACGGCCTCCGGTCGCCTGA
- a CDS encoding WXG100 family type VII secretion target, giving the protein MSSNYFAVDPDALAKNAPNVRAYSDQMRQLVTRLESRLNELGDCWGDDSMGKAFAEQYLTPRKDMVDGLKGLVEVLDSTADGLETMAKGFNATEDQNTKTARSFERGTTDTHTPSVPDTHTSGGSHRGSTRG; this is encoded by the coding sequence GTGTCTTCCAACTACTTCGCGGTGGACCCTGACGCGCTGGCGAAGAACGCTCCCAACGTGCGGGCCTATTCCGACCAGATGAGGCAGCTCGTCACCCGGCTCGAGTCGCGCCTGAACGAGCTCGGCGACTGCTGGGGCGACGACTCCATGGGAAAGGCTTTCGCGGAGCAGTACCTCACCCCTCGGAAAGACATGGTCGACGGGCTCAAGGGGCTCGTCGAGGTGCTGGACAGCACGGCTGACGGACTGGAGACCATGGCGAAGGGCTTCAACGCGACCGAGGACCAGAACACGAAGACCGCCCGCAGTTTCGAGCGCGGTACCACCGACACCCACACGCCTTCCGTCCCGGACACCCACACGTCCGGTGGTTCGCACCGCGGTTCCACGCGCGGCTGA